The Daucus carota subsp. sativus chromosome 7, DH1 v3.0, whole genome shotgun sequence genome window below encodes:
- the LOC108194686 gene encoding probable O-methyltransferase 3 — MELPNQENEMSKMLNGQVHILNQSLKFINSMSLKCALHLNIPEIIKNHCAPMTLTELITALGINKSKANCLFRLMRILINSGYFISQKISENEQGYVVAPSASFHSTKDASLIRIDVSLVAPVLQPAFVKPWDYLTKWFLNEEFCDMTPFEMAFQMSYWEYLRKEENAGRHFNESVAIDARLIGGVMIKECREIFEEIESVVDVGGGTGTASMIIANAFPNLRCINFDLEHVVDGLTSSENLVHVAGDMFQAVPPANVALLKWILHDWNDEECVKILKRCKEAVESSKEKGGRVMIIETVVNPDEKQKQVDEETRETQLLLDMLMMVLVGGKERDEKEWGQLFADAGFTRYKITPIFGFRSLIQLYP, encoded by the exons ATGGAGTTGCCTAATCAAGAAAATGAGATGAGTAAAATGCTGAATGGCCAAGTCCACATACTAAACCAGAGTCTCAAGTTCATAAACTCCATGTCACTCAAATGCGCCCTGCACCTTAATATACCCgaaatcatcaaaaatcattGTGCTCCGATGACACTGACTGAGCTAATCACGGCTCTCGGAATCAACAAGTCCAAAGCAAACTGCTTGTTCCGTCTCATGCGCATTTTAATCAACTCCGGATATTTTATCTCACAAAAAATCTCCGAAAATGAACAAGGCTACGTGGTTGCACCCTCTGCATCATTTCATTCGACGAAGGATGCGTCGTTGATCCGCATTGACGTGTCTCTTGTAGCGCCTGTGCTGCAGCCCGCGTTCGTGAAGCCGTGGGATTATTTAACCAAATGGTTTTTAAACGAGGAATTTTGTGACATGACGCCGTTCGAGATGGCGTTTCAAATGTCGTACTGGGAGTATTTGAGGAAGGAGGAAAATGCGGGAAGGCATTTTAATGAGTCCGTTGCGATTGATGCGCGGTTGATTGGTGGCGTTATGATCAAGGAATGTAGGGAGATTTTTGAAGAGATCGAATCGGTTGTTGATGTCGGTGGTGGCACAGGGACGGCCTCGATGATAATTGCGAATGCGTTTCCGAATCTGAGGTGCATAAATTTTGATCTGGAACATGTAGTTGATGGCTTGACAAGCAGTGAAAATTTGGTTCATGTTGCTGGTGATATGTTCCAAGCAGTTCCTCCGGCCAACGTGGCTCTGCTTAAG TGGATTTTACACGACTGGAACGACGAAGAATGTGTAAAAATACTCAAGAGATGCAAAGAAGCGGTTGAAAGCAGCAAAGAGAAGGGCGGAAGAGTGATGATCATCGAGACCGTGGTGAATCCAGATGAGAAGCAGAAGCAAGTTGATGAGGAAACCAGAGAAACACAATTACTCCTTGATATGTTGATGATGGTTCTGGTGGGAGGAAAGGAGAGAGATGAGAAGGAATGGGGTCAGCTCTTTGCAGATGCTGGCTTCACTCGTTACAAAATCACTCCCATCTTTGGCTTCAGATCTCTCATTCAGCTTTATCCCTGA
- the LOC108193640 gene encoding uncharacterized protein LOC108193640 has protein sequence MAHSTCALSLLLVLVSFFLVEIEARESKFFTKAVVIHADTTVENVTHHVEAPAPSPSVSPSPAPVEAEINRGYGLYGRDETPNTSGTVTGDSLFENKSPAEEFEEKFGKDEFDNNELPSNYNEHSYVTVSHDKGEKFENKELSNNELPSNYNEHSYVTESHDDNKQRFGNEELSNNELPSNYNEHSYVTHPQGDNKERFGNENFNNNELPSNYNEHSYVTVPRNTNLYDTKFSPSTNSEDEFVNNEEKLTPEEEQLFDQNSFVNSNANYFNDNHNHNSETYNGNQPQGLSDTRTLENGKYHYALHGSPPKRRNEGYYGNNGEPKSQYEFDTMEEFERQEGYSQIPGEFVNP, from the coding sequence ATGGCTCACTCCACTTGTGCTCTCTCCCTTCTACTAGTGCTCGTCTCTTTTTTTCTCGTCGAGATTGAAGCGAGGGAGAGCAAATTCTTTACCAAAGCCGTTGTTATTCATGCCGATACCACGGTCGAGAATGTGACGCACCATGTGGAGGCCCCGGCTCCGTCGCCTTCGGTATCGCCTTCTCCTGCCCCGGTGGAAGCTGAGATCAACAGAGGCTATGGTCTTTATGGACGTGATGAGACTCCGAACACCAGTGGTACTGTTACGGGTGATAGTTTGTTCGAGAACAAGAGTCCTGCAGAAGAATTTGAGGAGAAGTTCGGGAAGGATGAGTTTGATAACAATGAGTTGCCGAGCAATTATAATGAACATTCTTACGTGACGGTGTCGCATGACAAAGGAGAGAAGTTCGAGAACAAAGAGCTTAGTAATAATGAGTTGCCGAGCAATTATAATGAACATTCTTACGTGACTGAGTCACATGACGACAACAAGCAGAGATTTGGTAATGAGGAGTTGAGTAACAACGAGTTGCCGAGCAATTATAATGAACATTCATACGTGACTCATCCACAAGGTGACAACAAAGAAAGATTCGGCAACGAAAATTTTAACAACAATGAGTTGCCGAGCAATTATAACGAACATTCTTACGTGACTGTGCCACGTAACACCAATTTGTACGATACTAAATTCAGTCCCTCCACCAACTCGGAGGACGAATTTGTCAACAACGAAGAGAAACTAACTCCGGAGGAGGAACAGCTTTTCGACCAAAATTCATTCGTCAACTCCAACGCCAATTACTTCAACGACAATCACAATCACAACAGTGAAACTTACAATGGCAATCAGCCACAAGGGCTGAGCGATACAAGAACCTTGGAGAACGGAAAGTACCATTATGCCCTTCACGGAAGTCCTCCGAAACGTAGGAATGAAGGGTATTATGGTAATAATGGCGAGCCGAAGTCTCAGTACGAGTTTGACACCATGGAAGAGTTCGAGAGACAAGAAGGGTACTCACAAATTCCAGGGGAATTTGTTAATCCttga